From one [Ruminococcus] lactaris ATCC 29176 genomic stretch:
- a CDS encoding S41 family peptidase, producing the protein MEENTGRKKSGFAAGLLTGIVIMAVISILGFGGWYIVNRNSSGSYTSENVTEGDVSKKLDKLNKLIDKYYLYQDEVDQDALVEGIYSGYAAALGDPYTVYYNKDETKALMESTSGTFSGVGATLTRDADTKAVTIVNVYQDSPAEKAGLKAGDILEKVDDHEVGDEELDTIVSWIKGEKGTEVTLYVLRDGKEETLTATRDTIEAQTVEYEMKDGRVGYIRVSEFDLVTYDQFKAALDDLENQGMEGLVIDLRNNPGGNLDVVCNMLKLLLPEGTIVSTKDKNGKTDKITCDGTNEFKKPLAVLVNQYSASASEIFSGAIQDYGTGKIVGVTTYGKGVVQQLLDLGDGTCFKVTIAEYYTPSGKSINKKGVEPDIEVEYQYDEADPKKDNQLDKALETVSEELK; encoded by the coding sequence ATGGAAGAAAATACAGGCAGAAAGAAAAGTGGTTTTGCGGCAGGACTGCTGACCGGAATTGTGATCATGGCGGTGATCTCGATCCTTGGATTTGGAGGATGGTATATCGTGAACCGGAACAGCAGCGGTTCTTATACATCAGAAAATGTAACAGAGGGAGATGTGTCAAAGAAGCTGGATAAGTTAAATAAGCTGATCGACAAATATTATCTGTATCAGGATGAAGTGGATCAGGATGCACTGGTAGAGGGAATCTATTCAGGTTATGCAGCAGCACTGGGAGATCCCTATACAGTTTATTACAATAAAGATGAGACGAAAGCATTGATGGAATCTACCAGCGGCACATTTTCCGGTGTCGGAGCAACGCTGACAAGAGATGCAGATACGAAAGCAGTGACGATTGTGAATGTCTATCAGGATTCTCCGGCTGAAAAGGCAGGTCTGAAGGCAGGGGATATTCTGGAAAAGGTAGATGACCATGAAGTTGGTGATGAAGAACTGGATACGATCGTATCCTGGATCAAAGGGGAAAAAGGTACGGAAGTAACGTTATATGTCCTGAGAGACGGGAAGGAAGAGACGCTGACTGCCACAAGAGATACGATCGAGGCACAGACAGTTGAGTATGAGATGAAGGATGGCAGGGTTGGTTATATCCGGGTATCAGAATTCGATCTGGTGACATACGATCAGTTTAAAGCAGCACTGGATGATCTGGAAAATCAGGGAATGGAAGGTCTTGTGATCGATCTGAGAAATAATCCGGGAGGAAATCTGGATGTTGTCTGCAATATGTTGAAGCTTCTTTTGCCGGAAGGAACGATCGTTTCCACGAAAGATAAAAATGGTAAGACGGATAAGATCACGTGTGATGGCACGAATGAATTTAAAAAGCCGCTGGCAGTTCTTGTGAATCAATACAGTGCAAGTGCATCGGAGATCTTCAGCGGTGCGATCCAGGATTATGGCACAGGAAAGATTGTCGGAGTAACGACCTATGGAAAAGGAGTTGTGCAGCAATTACTGGATCTGGGAGACGGAACGTGCTTTAAAGTAACGATCGCAGAATATTATACTCCAAGTGGAAAAAGCATCAATAAAAAAGGTGTTGAGCCTGATATAGAAGTGGAATATCAGTATGACGAAGCCGATCCGAAGAAGGATAACCAGTTGGATAAGGCATTGGAAACAGTCAGCGAAGAATTAAAATAG
- a CDS encoding murein hydrolase activator EnvC family protein, producing MKGRMRKITGILLVFVLCIGTASQSGAVTIDEAEKKADQLESDKKKAEEEKKTLSEKLDEIIKKMNETQEHLTAKEDEISDAENELIQAQIAEDDQYDSMKKRIRYLYEGGNTQFLEMMMTSSSITDLLNKAEYVAKLSSYDRDMLVEFQDTVKTVQDKEAKLQEEYKNLNTLQSQLVEQQTQAQEMISSKEAQIASIQTQIQQNADTLKELKEKAEQARRLQEEQAKLNSGGSSFKPSASGNVVSGNGYFTHPCPGMTYQSSYFGEVRAFDPRPHKGNDYAAPAGTPTYAAAAGTVVIAGWSNSAGNWVVINHGNGLVTKYMHHSAICVAAGQKVAKGQQIGYVGSTGYSSGAHLHFQVELNGTAVNPNTYL from the coding sequence ATGAAAGGCCGGATGAGGAAAATTACAGGAATTTTGCTGGTGTTCGTCCTTTGTATCGGAACAGCATCGCAGTCCGGTGCGGTTACGATTGATGAAGCTGAGAAAAAAGCAGATCAGCTTGAATCGGATAAAAAGAAAGCAGAAGAAGAAAAGAAGACGCTGTCGGAGAAACTGGATGAGATCATTAAGAAAATGAATGAGACGCAGGAGCATCTGACCGCCAAAGAGGATGAAATCTCCGATGCGGAAAATGAATTGATTCAGGCTCAGATCGCGGAAGATGATCAGTACGACAGCATGAAAAAGAGGATCCGTTATCTTTATGAAGGCGGTAATACACAGTTTCTGGAAATGATGATGACGAGCAGTTCGATCACAGATCTGCTGAATAAAGCCGAGTATGTGGCAAAGCTGTCTTCTTATGACCGGGATATGCTGGTTGAGTTTCAGGATACGGTGAAAACTGTACAGGACAAAGAGGCAAAGCTTCAGGAAGAATATAAAAATCTGAATACGCTGCAAAGTCAGCTCGTAGAGCAGCAGACGCAGGCTCAGGAGATGATCAGCAGTAAAGAGGCACAGATCGCAAGTATCCAGACGCAGATCCAGCAGAATGCTGATACGCTCAAAGAACTGAAGGAGAAAGCAGAGCAGGCAAGACGGCTGCAGGAGGAGCAGGCAAAGTTGAATAGTGGAGGAAGTTCTTTTAAGCCGTCGGCCAGTGGGAATGTGGTCAGTGGAAATGGATATTTTACGCATCCGTGTCCGGGTATGACCTATCAGTCCAGCTATTTCGGTGAAGTCAGGGCATTTGATCCAAGACCTCACAAGGGAAATGATTATGCAGCTCCGGCAGGAACACCGACTTATGCGGCAGCAGCAGGAACTGTGGTGATCGCGGGATGGAGCAACAGTGCCGGGAACTGGGTCGTGATCAATCATGGAAATGGTCTCGTAACGAAATATATGCATCATAGTGCAATCTGCGTGGCAGCAGGGCAGAAAGTTGCAAAAGGACAGCAGATCGGATATGTTGGATCAACGGGATATTCGAGTGGTGCACATCTGCATTTCCAGGTAGAATTAAATGGAACAGCAGTAAATCCAAATACATATTTGTAG
- the ftsX gene encoding permease-like cell division protein FtsX — protein sequence MRISTIGYVGKQGVKSIWRNKMFSLASIATMSACIFLFGLFFSILVNFQYIIRSAEEGVAITVFFDEEATDEQIQKIGKELKARDDVSEVKYISAEQAWEDFQKDYFGDNPELAEGFKDDNPLANSDNYEVYMKTTDNNQDLIARSKSLSSTQQDLVKFAQSLDGVSKVNKSDVVANTLSSVNMLVAYISIAIIAILLGVSIFLISNTVTMGITVRKEEIAIMKYIGAKDFVVRSPFVIEGLIIGIFGAAIPLGLLYVLYDKAVSYVMERFSILKNIIDFLPVNVVYTYLLPIGLIMGIGIGFLGSFFTVRKHLRV from the coding sequence ATGAGGATTAGTACGATTGGATACGTTGGAAAGCAGGGAGTTAAGAGTATTTGGAGAAATAAGATGTTCTCTCTGGCATCCATTGCAACGATGTCAGCCTGTATCTTCCTGTTCGGATTATTTTTCTCGATTCTTGTAAACTTTCAGTATATTATTCGAAGTGCTGAGGAAGGTGTGGCAATCACGGTCTTCTTTGATGAAGAAGCTACAGATGAACAGATTCAGAAGATTGGGAAGGAACTGAAAGCAAGAGACGACGTTTCAGAAGTAAAATATATTTCAGCAGAGCAGGCATGGGAGGATTTCCAGAAGGATTATTTTGGGGATAACCCAGAGCTTGCAGAAGGATTTAAAGATGACAATCCGCTGGCCAATTCAGATAACTATGAAGTTTATATGAAGACGACAGACAACAACCAGGATCTGATCGCGAGAAGTAAATCTCTTTCTTCTACGCAGCAGGATCTGGTTAAGTTTGCACAGAGTCTGGATGGAGTGTCGAAAGTAAATAAATCAGATGTTGTAGCGAATACACTCTCCAGCGTTAATATGCTGGTTGCGTATATTTCCATTGCGATCATTGCGATCCTGTTGGGAGTGTCAATCTTCCTGATCAGCAATACGGTTACAATGGGTATTACAGTCAGAAAAGAAGAGATCGCTATTATGAAATATATTGGTGCGAAAGACTTTGTTGTAAGATCACCGTTCGTGATCGAGGGTCTGATCATCGGTATCTTTGGCGCAGCGATCCCACTGGGACTTTTATATGTACTTTATGATAAGGCAGTTTCCTATGTCATGGAACGGTTCAGTATTCTGAAGAATATTATTGATTTCCTTCCGGTAAATGTAGTATATACATACTTATTGCCAATCGGACTTATCATGGGGATCGGAATTGGTTTCCTTGGAAGCTTCTTTACAGTACGCAAGCATCTGAGAGTATAG
- the ftsE gene encoding cell division ATP-binding protein FtsE, with amino-acid sequence MIELRNVKKEYSKGNAALNGVSVKIERGEFVFIVGDSGSGKSTLIRLIMKELNPTDGTIIVNGQNLNRMRHRNIAKYRRGLGVVFQDFRLLKDRNIYENIAFALRVTETPSKVIKKKVPAALSLVGLAQKYKSFPKELSGGEQQRVAIARAIVNEPAILLADEPTGNLDPTNSWEIMSLLKEANERGTTVLVVTHNQEIVNEMNERVITMKQGVIVSDERKGGYTDED; translated from the coding sequence ATGATTGAATTAAGAAACGTGAAGAAGGAATACTCCAAGGGCAATGCGGCTCTGAACGGGGTATCCGTAAAGATCGAGCGGGGAGAGTTCGTCTTCATCGTTGGTGACAGTGGATCGGGAAAGTCAACCCTTATCCGTCTGATTATGAAAGAACTGAATCCGACCGATGGTACGATCATCGTGAACGGACAAAACTTAAACCGTATGAGACACCGGAATATTGCAAAGTACAGAAGAGGACTGGGAGTTGTATTTCAGGATTTCCGGCTTCTGAAAGATCGGAATATTTATGAGAATATTGCATTTGCATTGCGGGTGACAGAGACACCGAGCAAAGTGATCAAGAAAAAAGTACCGGCTGCTTTGTCACTGGTAGGACTTGCACAGAAGTACAAGTCGTTCCCGAAGGAACTTTCCGGAGGAGAGCAGCAGAGAGTTGCGATCGCAAGGGCGATCGTAAATGAGCCTGCCATCCTGCTGGCGGATGAGCCGACAGGTAACTTGGATCCAACGAACTCCTGGGAGATCATGAGCCTTCTGAAAGAGGCGAATGAGCGTGGAACAACCGTGCTTGTTGTCACGCATAATCAGGAGATCGTAAATGAGATGAACGAACGCGTCATTACTATGAAGCAGGGGGTCATCGTCAGTGATGAACGAAAAGGTGGGTATACAGATGAGGATTAG
- a CDS encoding PucR family transcriptional regulator — MISNQILQNTIEGLKGISKVDFCVLDTEGKELAATGEVDKNCSDAVLAFVESPADSQVIQGRQFFKIFDEQRLEYVLVANGDSEGEYMLGKIAAFQIQSLLVAYKERFDKDNFIKNLLLDNLLLVDIYNRAKKLHIDTEVKRVIFIIETSHEKDSAALDNVRNLLGSKSRDFVTAVDEKNIIVVKELSEKDGNKELEKMAKDMLDLLRSEGGDEQVHIAYGTMVNDIKEVSKSYKEAKLALDVGKIFFSEKDIVAYTTLGIGRLIYQLPLPLCKMFIKEIFEAKSPDDFDEETLTTINKFFENSLNVSETSRQLYIHRNTLVYRLDKLQKSTGLDLRVFEDAITFKIALMVVKYMKYMESLEY; from the coding sequence ATGATTTCTAATCAGATACTTCAGAATACGATTGAAGGATTGAAGGGGATTTCCAAGGTTGATTTTTGTGTGTTAGATACAGAGGGGAAGGAACTGGCAGCTACAGGCGAGGTAGATAAGAACTGTTCGGATGCAGTGCTTGCATTTGTAGAGTCCCCTGCAGACAGTCAGGTAATCCAGGGAAGACAGTTCTTCAAGATTTTTGATGAGCAGCGTCTGGAATATGTGCTTGTTGCCAATGGAGACAGCGAGGGAGAATATATGCTGGGAAAGATCGCAGCATTCCAGATCCAGAGTCTTCTGGTTGCATATAAAGAGAGATTTGACAAGGATAATTTTATCAAAAACCTGCTTTTGGATAACCTTTTGCTGGTGGATATTTATAATCGTGCCAAAAAATTACATATTGACACGGAAGTGAAACGTGTTATCTTTATTATTGAGACATCCCACGAAAAAGACAGTGCGGCTCTTGACAATGTGCGGAATCTTCTCGGAAGCAAATCCCGCGATTTTGTAACTGCGGTAGATGAGAAGAATATCATTGTTGTAAAAGAACTTTCAGAGAAAGATGGAAATAAAGAACTTGAAAAAATGGCGAAGGATATGCTGGATCTGCTCCGGTCAGAGGGAGGCGACGAGCAGGTGCATATAGCATATGGAACGATGGTCAACGACATCAAGGAAGTTTCCAAGTCTTATAAAGAAGCCAAGCTGGCGTTGGATGTGGGCAAGATCTTCTTTAGCGAGAAAGATATCGTTGCCTATACAACTCTTGGAATCGGCAGACTGATCTATCAGCTTCCGCTTCCGTTGTGCAAGATGTTTATTAAGGAGATTTTTGAAGCAAAATCTCCGGATGACTTTGATGAAGAGACATTGACTACCATCAATAAGTTCTTCGAGAACAGTCTCAATGTATCAGAGACATCCAGACAGCTTTACATCCACAGAAATACTCTGGTATACAGACTGGATAAACTGCAGAAGAGTACAGGACTTGATCTGCGTGTCTTTGAGGATGCGATCACGTTCAAGATCGCTCTGATGGTAGTGAAGTACATGAAGTACATGGAGTCATTAGAATACTAG
- a CDS encoding WecB/TagA/CpsF family glycosyltransferase gives MIEKMNIFDVEIPILTAKEAMIRAMQYLESESVDTIELVSMDMLMKERENAQWKEQINALTMLLPENTEILKAAEIENEKLFRETEENVFLKMFMKYMQKNHKKIFLLADSEENLGKVEAVLSRHNRGIRVTGQMVISENEEQIQDAINAINGTETDCILSVLPSPFQERFITANKALLNVRVWLGGGCAFTGHLDEIKLRNRIRFFIQKKIFRYHVEQEKE, from the coding sequence ATGATAGAAAAGATGAATATATTTGATGTGGAGATTCCAATCCTGACAGCAAAAGAAGCGATGATCCGGGCGATGCAGTATCTTGAGAGTGAGTCAGTGGATACGATCGAGCTGGTTTCCATGGATATGCTGATGAAAGAAAGAGAAAATGCACAATGGAAAGAGCAGATCAATGCACTGACGATGCTGCTGCCGGAGAATACAGAGATCCTGAAAGCGGCAGAGATAGAAAATGAAAAGCTGTTCCGGGAAACTGAAGAGAACGTTTTCCTTAAGATGTTCATGAAGTATATGCAAAAAAATCATAAAAAAATATTCCTGCTTGCAGACAGTGAGGAAAATCTGGGAAAAGTAGAGGCGGTTCTGTCCAGGCACAACCGGGGAATCCGCGTTACCGGGCAGATGGTGATTTCGGAGAATGAAGAGCAGATCCAGGATGCGATCAATGCCATCAACGGAACGGAGACGGACTGTATCCTGTCGGTGCTGCCGTCCCCGTTTCAGGAACGGTTTATTACGGCAAATAAAGCCCTTCTGAATGTACGGGTCTGGCTGGGAGGCGGCTGTGCGTTCACAGGGCATCTGGATGAGATAAAATTGAGGAACCGGATCCGTTTTTTTATTCAGAAGAAAATTTTCAGATATCATGTAGAACAGGAAAAAGAATAA
- a CDS encoding small, acid-soluble spore protein, alpha/beta type, with translation MGKKKEKPINLNELEEEEKMKYEIAEELGLLDRVLAQGWKSLTSKETGRIGGLVTKRRRTQENGTAQTEEKR, from the coding sequence ATGGGAAAGAAAAAAGAAAAACCGATCAATTTAAACGAACTGGAAGAGGAAGAAAAAATGAAGTATGAGATTGCGGAAGAACTGGGACTGTTAGACCGGGTACTTGCACAGGGCTGGAAATCACTTACTTCCAAAGAGACCGGGAGGATCGGCGGACTGGTGACAAAAAGAAGACGGACGCAGGAGAACGGGACAGCACAGACGGAGGAAAAAAGATAG
- a CDS encoding efflux RND transporter permease subunit, which produces MVKVGKWIARHRVLMLIVGFLLIIPSVIGMAKTRVNYDLLSYLPEHLETVKGQDILVDEYGMGAFSMVVVENMDLKDVQKLEEKFENVSHVKDVLWYDDVADISLPVEMIPSNLREAFFKGDATMMLVLFDNTTSSDDSMDAVGEMRKIANEQCFISGMTGVVADIKNLALKELPIYVVIAALLSLIVLELTSGSFVVPILFLLSIGLAILYNLGSNVFLGETSYITKALTAVLQLGVTMDYSIFLLNSYEENKKRFPGEKERAMGHAIANTFKSVAGSSVTTVAGFVALCVMTFALGRDLGIVMAKGVLIGVVCCVTVLPSLVLVFDKPIEKTQHKLLLSNMDKPSAFITKHYKAWILIFLLLLFPAIYGNNHTKIYYNIAESLPETLDSNVANAELKKDFNMSNLHMVMMDKNMDAKQKKKMLEEIDEVKGVKWTISMNSLIGPTVPDSMIPDDMKEMLQSDDCELAFVCSEYESATDEVNTQISAIDKIVKSYDKSGMVIGEAPLMKDLQDVTDVDLVNVNAISIAAIFLIIMIIFKSISLPIILVAVIEFAIMVNMAIPFYQGTSLPFVASIVIGAIQLGATVDYAILMTTRYQKERQRGREKMEAISIAHKTSMPSIISSGLSFFAATFGVACYSQVEMIGSICTLLARGAIISMIVVIMILPAMFMIFDKVICKTSIGFLGSKKKPAEVK; this is translated from the coding sequence ATGGTCAAAGTTGGCAAATGGATTGCCAGGCACAGGGTTCTGATGCTGATCGTCGGATTCCTGCTGATTATTCCGTCAGTGATCGGAATGGCAAAGACGAGAGTAAATTATGATTTGCTCAGTTATCTTCCAGAACATCTGGAGACAGTAAAAGGTCAGGATATTCTGGTGGATGAATACGGGATGGGAGCATTTTCCATGGTCGTGGTCGAGAACATGGATCTGAAAGATGTTCAAAAACTGGAAGAAAAATTTGAGAATGTTTCTCATGTAAAGGATGTTTTGTGGTATGATGATGTTGCGGACATCAGCCTTCCGGTAGAGATGATCCCAAGCAACCTGCGAGAAGCCTTTTTCAAGGGTGATGCAACGATGATGCTTGTATTATTTGATAATACGACATCTTCAGATGACTCCATGGATGCAGTCGGTGAGATGAGAAAGATCGCAAATGAGCAGTGCTTTATCAGTGGAATGACAGGTGTTGTAGCAGATATCAAGAATCTGGCACTGAAAGAACTTCCGATCTATGTTGTGATCGCAGCACTTTTAAGTCTGATTGTTCTGGAACTGACTTCGGGTTCTTTCGTTGTTCCGATCCTGTTCCTTCTGAGTATCGGACTGGCGATTCTCTATAATCTGGGAAGTAATGTTTTTCTGGGAGAGACTTCCTATATTACGAAAGCACTGACAGCGGTTCTGCAATTAGGAGTTACGATGGACTATTCCATTTTCCTGTTGAACAGTTATGAGGAGAATAAAAAGCGGTTTCCGGGAGAGAAGGAGCGTGCCATGGGGCATGCGATCGCCAATACATTTAAGTCTGTTGCAGGAAGTTCTGTGACGACGGTTGCCGGATTTGTTGCCCTGTGCGTGATGACTTTCGCACTTGGACGGGATCTCGGAATCGTTATGGCGAAAGGTGTACTGATCGGAGTGGTCTGCTGTGTAACAGTTCTTCCGTCACTGGTACTGGTTTTTGACAAACCGATTGAAAAGACGCAGCATAAACTGCTTTTAAGCAACATGGATAAGCCTTCTGCATTTATTACAAAGCATTATAAGGCATGGATCCTTATTTTTCTGCTCCTTCTGTTCCCTGCGATTTACGGAAATAATCATACTAAGATTTACTATAATATTGCAGAGTCTCTTCCGGAGACATTGGACAGTAATGTGGCGAATGCAGAACTGAAGAAAGATTTCAATATGAGCAATCTGCACATGGTCATGATGGATAAGAACATGGATGCAAAGCAGAAAAAGAAGATGCTTGAAGAGATTGATGAAGTAAAGGGTGTCAAATGGACAATCAGCATGAATTCTCTGATCGGTCCGACCGTACCGGATTCCATGATCCCGGATGACATGAAAGAGATGCTTCAGAGCGATGATTGTGAACTTGCCTTTGTATGCTCAGAGTATGAGTCGGCAACAGACGAGGTCAATACGCAGATTTCAGCCATTGATAAGATCGTGAAGTCTTATGACAAGAGTGGAATGGTCATTGGAGAAGCTCCACTGATGAAGGATCTGCAGGATGTAACGGATGTGGACTTAGTGAATGTAAATGCTATTTCCATTGCAGCGATTTTCCTTATTATCATGATCATATTCAAGTCGATCTCCCTGCCGATTATTCTGGTAGCGGTAATTGAGTTTGCAATCATGGTTAATATGGCAATCCCGTTCTATCAGGGAACCAGCCTTCCGTTTGTGGCAAGCATTGTAATCGGAGCAATCCAGTTGGGAGCAACGGTAGATTATGCGATCCTGATGACAACCCGTTATCAGAAAGAACGTCAGCGTGGAAGAGAGAAGATGGAAGCAATCAGTATTGCACATAAGACCAGTATGCCGTCTATTATCAGCAGTGGACTGAGCTTTTTCGCAGCAACATTCGGAGTAGCCTGCTACTCACAGGTAGAGATGATCGGTTCGATCTGTACCCTCCTTGCAAGGGGAGCGATCATCAGTATGATCGTAGTTATCATGATCCTGCCTGCAATGTTTATGATATTTGACAAGGTAATATGCAAGACCTCGATTGGTTTCCTCGGGTCAAAAAAGAAACCCGCAGAGGTGAAATAG
- a CDS encoding TetR/AcrR family transcriptional regulator, which translates to MGKVEDNKKLKMNTLLQTAFDLFTGKGFAKTTVSDIVNQAGLAKGTFYLYFKDKYDLRDKLIAFKASQLFDDAHKALDAAVIPDFEEEILFVTDYIIERFQNQQGLMKFLSKNLSWGVFQDAVGTGSLVSQKFYNHYLDSLQRYHVECSSPKLLLFTLIEFISSTSYNCILHNEPVSMEEYMPYMHAALRQICKVYITETPV; encoded by the coding sequence ATGGGAAAAGTAGAAGATAATAAAAAATTGAAAATGAATACACTACTTCAGACAGCATTTGACCTTTTTACAGGAAAAGGCTTTGCAAAGACAACCGTATCCGACATTGTAAATCAGGCCGGACTGGCAAAGGGAACTTTTTATTTGTATTTTAAAGATAAATATGACTTGCGGGATAAGCTGATCGCATTTAAAGCCAGCCAGCTTTTTGACGATGCACATAAGGCACTGGATGCTGCCGTTATCCCTGACTTCGAGGAAGAAATTCTTTTTGTAACGGACTATATCATTGAACGCTTTCAAAATCAGCAGGGACTGATGAAATTTCTTTCCAAGAACCTTTCGTGGGGAGTATTTCAGGATGCGGTCGGAACCGGATCGCTGGTTTCCCAGAAGTTTTACAACCACTATCTCGATTCCTTACAGCGGTATCACGTAGAATGTTCTTCTCCAAAACTTTTACTCTTCACCCTGATCGAATTTATCAGTTCTACCAGCTATAATTGTATTCTTCATAACGAGCCGGTGTCGATGGAAGAATATATGCCTTATATGCACGCCGCACTCAGGCAGATCTGCAAAGTATATATTACAGAAACTCCGGTTTAA
- a CDS encoding LL-diaminopimelate aminotransferase: MPKLNENYQNVKDSYLFAEIARRVKVYEETHPDKADQIIRLGIGDVTLPLTKSVIEALHEAVDSQAVSETFMGYGPEQGYEFARKAIADYYARNGIEVDPAAIFISDGAKSDTGNITELFSNDNVVLVPDPVYPVYVDTNTMDGKKIIYMNGTEENDFLPMPDDKVKADIIYLCSPNNPTGASYNKEQLKAWVDYALKNDSVILYDSAYEAFITDQDLPRSIYAIEGAKECAIEFCSLSKTAGFTGTRFSYTVVPTELVFTASNGATLSLHDMWNRRQSTKFNGTPYIIQYAAARVFTEEGMAECQQNIEYYRENARMIAETLKKKNIWFTGGVNSPYIWFKCPKEMESWEFFDYLLENAQIVGTPGAGFGENGKNYFRLTSFGKHEKTAEAMKRFDELF; this comes from the coding sequence ATGCCAAAGTTAAATGAAAATTATCAGAATGTAAAAGACAGCTACCTTTTTGCAGAAATTGCCAGAAGAGTAAAAGTATATGAGGAAACGCATCCGGACAAAGCAGATCAGATCATTCGTCTTGGAATCGGCGATGTAACTCTTCCACTTACGAAGAGCGTGATCGAGGCACTTCATGAGGCAGTTGATTCCCAGGCGGTGTCTGAGACATTTATGGGATATGGCCCAGAGCAGGGATATGAGTTTGCACGCAAGGCGATTGCAGATTATTATGCAAGGAATGGCATTGAGGTTGATCCTGCAGCAATTTTTATTTCAGACGGAGCTAAGAGCGATACAGGAAATATCACAGAACTTTTTTCAAATGATAATGTAGTTCTTGTCCCTGATCCGGTTTACCCGGTTTATGTGGATACAAATACGATGGATGGAAAGAAGATCATCTATATGAACGGAACGGAGGAAAATGACTTCCTTCCGATGCCGGATGATAAAGTAAAGGCAGATATCATTTATCTTTGTTCTCCGAATAATCCGACCGGAGCAAGCTACAATAAAGAGCAGTTGAAAGCATGGGTTGATTATGCCCTGAAGAATGATTCGGTAATCCTTTATGACTCTGCCTATGAGGCATTTATTACCGATCAGGATCTTCCACGGAGTATTTATGCTATTGAGGGTGCAAAAGAATGTGCGATTGAATTTTGCTCTCTGTCCAAGACAGCAGGATTTACAGGAACTCGTTTCTCCTATACGGTTGTTCCGACAGAGCTGGTGTTTACGGCTTCTAATGGAGCAACATTAAGTCTTCATGACATGTGGAACAGAAGGCAGTCTACAAAATTTAACGGTACGCCATATATCATTCAGTATGCGGCAGCAAGGGTCTTCACAGAAGAGGGCATGGCAGAGTGCCAGCAGAATATTGAATACTATAGAGAGAATGCACGTATGATCGCAGAAACTCTGAAGAAGAAAAATATCTGGTTTACAGGTGGGGTAAATTCTCCATACATCTGGTTTAAATGCCCGAAAGAGATGGAATCCTGGGAGTTCTTTGATTATCTGCTTGAGAATGCACAGATCGTGGGAACACCGGGAGCAGGGTTTGGTGAGAATGGAAAGAATTATTTCAGACTGACTTCCTTTGGAAAGCATGAGAAGACAGCCGAGGCAATGAAGCGTTTTGACGAATTATTTTAG